One stretch of Rhinolophus ferrumequinum isolate MPI-CBG mRhiFer1 chromosome 3, mRhiFer1_v1.p, whole genome shotgun sequence DNA includes these proteins:
- the TAGAP gene encoding T-cell activation Rho GTPase-activating protein translates to MKLISSCNSSKTLNANDMETLIECQSEGDIKDHPLLASCESEDSICQLTEIKKRKKVLSWPSLMKRLSPLSDFSGASETELKTSLFDQPLSVICGDDDTLPRPIQDILTILCLKGPSTEGIFRKAANEKARKELKEELNSGGMVDLESRPVHLLAVVFKDFLRSIPLKLLSCDLFDDWMGALEKQNEEDRIEALKQVAGKLPRPNHLLLKNLVSVLYLISKNSEVNKMDASNLAICVGPNMLTRENDQTLSFEAQKDLNNKVKTLVEFLIDNCFEIFGENIPAHSSITSEDSLEHTDSSDVSTLHNDSAYDSNDPDVESSSAISSPSRLPQVPSETAAGLGPKGLQDTWELSQEPTVSTVAKLKSSLSDTDRRYSEPNMAFSQECLESRKANQKLTRSEDDFTRAQPGSGFESEEAEDPFPEEVFPAVEGKNQRPQDLKVKSWTQGLVSPWGLVPKAFSSGSLDASSDSSPMASPSSPKKNFFTRHQSFTKTDKSKPNREIKKHSMSFSFASHKKVLSKTSSFASVKSKGFTTDQVRKDFKKESQLAGRIVQENVSEMHGHTTLDSSSRAYALSGAQRSPGRPPSYEEAIRCQAPGFPACGSQTVGSMRARMFSLDTELPLVPFHHDGDSRNTCSQGPLDGHRLTPRTESWKQGRTVHASVETTEQVTVLRRPTLHRLRTVSESTQKSKWDYLVRRCSQPVFEADQLQYAKESYI, encoded by the exons ATGAAGTTGATAAGCAGCTGCAATTCT tCAAAAACACTAAATGCCAATGATATGGAGACATTAATTGAATGTCAATCAGAG ggTGATATCAAGGACCATCCTCTGTTGGCATCATGTGAGAGTGAAGATAGTATCTGCCAGCTAACTG aaattaagaagagaaagaaggtgcTGTCCTGGCCCTCTCTCATGAAAAGGCTTTCTCCTTTGTCAGATTTTTCTGGGGCTTCAGAGACAGAACTGAAAACATCACTGTTTGATCAGCCCTTGTCAGTTATCTGTGGTGATGATGACACGCTCCCCAGACCCATTCAG GATATTCTCACAATTCTGTGCCTTAAAGGCCCTTCCACTGAAGGGATATTCAGGAAAGCAGCCAACGAGAAAGCCCGCAAAGAGCTCAAGGAGGAGCTCAACTCGGGAGGCATGGTAGACCTGGAAAGTCGCCCTGTACACCTCTTGGCAGTGGTCTTCAAG GACTTCCTCAGAAGTATCCCACTGAAGCTACTTTCATGTGACCTATTTGACGACTGGATGGGTGCCCTGGAGAAGCAGAATGAGGAGGACAGGATAGAGGCCCTGAAACA GGTTGCAGGTAAGCTCCCGCGGCCCAACCATCTGCTGCTGAAAAACCTGGTCTCAGTTCTCTACCTGATCAGCAAGAACTCCGAGGTCAACAAGATGGACGCTAGCAATCTAGCTATCTGCGTGGGACCCAACATGCTGACCCGAGAGAATGACCAAACCTTGTCATTCGAAGCCCAGAAAGACTTGAACAATAAG GTTAAGACATTGGTAGAATTCCTCATTGATAACTGCTTTGAAATATTCGGGGAGAACATTCCGGCACATTCCAGTATCACTTCTGAGGACTCCCTGGAACACACTGACAGTTCAG ACGTGTCAACCCTGCATAACGACTCAGCCTATGACAGCAATGACCCTGATGTAGAGTCTAGCAGTGCCATCAGCTCTCCAAGCAGACTGCCCCAGGTGCCCTCAGAGACCGCCGCTGGCTTGGGGCCCAAAGGCCTGCAGGACACTTGGGAGTTAAGCCAGGAGCCCACTGTCAGCACGGTAGCCAAGCTGAAAAGCTCCCTGAGCGACACGGACAGGAGGTACTCAGAACCCAACATGGCTTTCTCACAAGAGTGCCTCGAGAGTCGGAAAGCTAACCAAAAACTAACACGAAGTGAGGATGACTTCACCAGGGCCCAGCCAGGCTCTGGTTTTGAAAGTGAGGAAGCTGAGGACCCATTTCCAGAGGAGGTGTTTCCTGCAGTTGAAGGCAAAAACCAGAGACCACAGGACCTAAAGGTGAAGAGCTGGACTCAGGGTTTGGTGTCGCCATGGGGACTGGTGCCCAAAGCCTTCTCCAGTGGCTCCCTGGACGCTTCCTCTGACAGCTCCCCCATGGCTTCTCCTTCCAGTCCCAAAAAGAATTTTTTCACCAGACATCAGTCTTTCACCAAGACTGACAAAAGTAAGcccaacagagaaataaaaaaacactccATGTCATTTTCCTTTGCCTCTCACAAAAAAGTGCTGAGCAAAACCTCCAGCTTTGCATCTGTGAAATCCAAAGGCTTTACCACAGACCAAGtaaggaaagattttaaaaaagaaagccagcTTGCTGGACGAATTGTGCAGGAAAACGTGTCTGAAATGCACGGCCACACAACTCTAGACTCTAGCTCGAGAGCCTATGCCCTCTCAGGTGCCCAGAGAAGCCCGGGAAGGCCACCATCTTATGAAGAGGCCATTCGGTGCCAGGCCCCGGGCTTCCCTGCCTGCGGGAGCCAAACAGTTGGTAGCATGCGGGCCAGAATGTTCAGCCTAGACACGGAGCTGCCACTTGTACCTTTTCATCACGACGGGGACTCAAGAAATACGTGTAGTCAAGGGCCACTTGACGGGCACAGACTCACACCCAGGACTGAGAGTTGGAAACAAGGCAGGACTGTCCATGCTTCTGTGGAAACAACAGAACAAGTGACTGTCCTCAGGAGACCCACGCTGCACCGGCTAAGAACTGTGTCCGAGTCCACACAGAAGAGTAAGTGGGACTACCTGGTGCGGCGATGTAGTCAGCCGGTCTTTGAGGCTGACCAACTCCAATACGCCAAAGAATCCTACATTTAG